The Streptomyces sp. GSL17-111 region CATGGTCACCCAGCTCGCCGAACGGCTCGCCAGGAACGGGATCACCCCCACGGAAATCACCCAGGACGGGCCCCGGAACGACGAGGGCGTCCACATCGGGACCATGTACCGCTTCAAGGGACTGGAATACCGCTGCCTGATCATCGCCGGGGTCTCCGAGGGGCTCGTTCCCCGCTCATCCGTGGACGCCTGGGAGCGCACCGACGTTACCCGCCACCGGCGCGAACTCCACCGCGCGCGCTCCCTGCTGTTCGTCGCGGCCACCCGCGCCCGCGACGCCCTCACCCTCACCTGGCACGGCGAACCGAGCCGCTTCCTGACCCCCCTCCTCCCACCCGCACGCCCCTGAGAAGGACCACGGCGGCGGCCGGGAGGAAGCCAGCCTGACCGTGTCACGCTTGGCGAACAGGATCGGCACGTGCACCGCCAACTCCGGTCATCACGTGCTATATCCGTTCTGAGCCGAACGGACGTCGTCCGGGCCACCCGGCTCGAAGGAGCCGGGAGACCCTCGGCCATGCACAGGAGTAGTACGTGATAGCACTCGGATCCACCCTCGCTCTGACGCACGTGCGCAGCTACGTGCCCAAGCGGGGCTCCACCCCCTCAGGCGTACAGGACTCGGGATTCGCCACCGAATGGCACCTGGAAGCCACCGGTCGCCCACGCCTGACCATCCACGACACCCAGTGGGACCACGGTGAGCGGGACGTGGTTCTCCAGCAGCTCCCGCTGTTACCGGAGATGCCCGCCAACCTGGCCAACCTGCACGGCCGGCACCGGGCCGGGATCGTCGAGCTGACTCCCGGGCGCTGGCGGATCACCGCCTTCCTCTCCCTGCCGCAGCCGGGCGGGAGGCCGACGCAGAAGCGCTCTCTGACCACGGCCCAGCTGGCACAGGGCTGCGGAGCGGCCCGCCTGTGCGCACTGCTGGCCCGCCCCGGCGTGTCACTCACCCCGCCCTTCGACGTGGCGGACCCTCAGGACACCGAGCGCTTCCAGCACGCCGTCGTCTTCGAGGAGGACGACCGGGAGACACCCGTCATGACCTATGTGCTGACGCGGCTGATGCCGACACTGCGACACACCGCCTGGGTTCCCGACCACTGACAGGCCGCCCCGACACACGCCGCCCGCGCCCCGCCGTGGGGCGCGGACATGCGGGGAACTCCGCTGGAGCCCGGTGGCGCCCCGTGGTCGGACAGAGCAGGGCGCCGGCCCGCGCGGGTGCCCGCGAACCGACGCCCTGTCTCAGGCGGTCCTCACCTCAGCGGTCAGGGTGTGGTGTAGCCGAGCGTGTAGTCGCCGGTGCCGGAGTAGGCGTGGACCCGGTAGCGGTAGTAACCGGACGTCCCGTCGTAGGCGATCTCCTCGTCCGGCCCACTGGTCGTGGAACGCGCCACCTCGCTCCAGCTGTAGCCACTCCACTTCTGCAGGTAGAGGTCGAAGTCGGTGCCGTCGGGCCCGTCCAGACACGCGGTGTGCCGCCCGGACCCGGTCTGGAACCAGCTGCCGTCGGGCTGAATGTCGCTGCCCCCGCTGCTCAGAGAACCGCTCTTGGTGTTCTCGAACTCGGTGCACGTGCCCGGATCGGGGTCGGGGTCCGTGTCGCCGGGGCGTGTGCCGACGTTGACCGCCGCCCAGGCGTGTGCGACCGCGAGCTGCTCGGGGCTGTCGACGCCGTACAGCTCACCGGCGGCCTGCAGGGTGTGGGTGCGGGCCTGCGCGAACGTCTCGTTCGGCATCATCTTCTCGGCCAGCGCCTTGAACCAGATCTTCTCGGCCTTGCCGATGCCGATGCCGGTCACCGGGTCGTCGTCGTAGGTCGGGCTGTCGTAGGTGACGCCGTTGATGACCTTCTCGCCGCTGCCCTCGGAGAGCAGGTAGAAGAAGTGGTTGGCGATGCCCGAGCTGTGGTGCACGTCCACGTTGCCGGCGCCCGAGTACCAGTAGTCGAGCGAGCTGCCGTCCTTGCTGGGCTCATCCATGTAGCGCAGCGGTGTGCCGTTTCCGCGAATATCGATCTTCTCTCCCACGAGGTAGTCGGCGACGTCCTCGGGGTTGTCGGCGTGGAACTCGACGGCGGCGGCGAAGATGTCGGAAGTGGCCTCGTTCAGCCCGCCGGACTCGTTGCTGTAGATCAGGCCCGCCGTGTTGGAGGTGACGCCGTGTGTCATCTCATGGGCGGCGACGTCGATCGAGGTCAGTGGCTTCTGGTCGTTGGCACCATCGCCGTAGGTCATGCAGAAGCAGGAGTCCTGCCAGAAGGCGTTGGAGTAGGCGTTGCCGTAGTGGACGCGGCTGGAGGCGGCGACACCGTCGCCGCGGATCCCCTCGCGGCCATGCACGTCCAGGTAGTAGTCCCAGGTGAGAGCGGCGCCGTAGTGGGCGTCGACGGCTGCGGTCTGGTTGTTGGTCGGTGAGCCGTTGCCCCAGACGTCGTCGGCGTCGGTGAAGACCTGGTTGCCGTTGTCGGAGTCACGGGTGGTGTGGCCGCCGCGCTGGGTGTCCTCCATGCGGTAGTTGCCGCTGGATCCGCTGGTTCCGATGGTCACCTGCCCGGCGTACATGCTGTTCCCGCTGCCGGTGTGCACGCCCTGGTACTCGTACAGCTTCTCGCCGGTCTTAGCGTCGGTGATGACGTGCAGTTCGTTCGGGGTGCCGTCCTTCTGCGTGCCGCCGACCACGCGCTCCCAGGCGAGTGTGGGGTCCCCTTCGGCGGCCCAGATCACCTTGCGCGGGGCGGTGCTGCCCTTCGCCTCGGCCTTGGCGGGCTTCCGGCTCGCGGGCGCCTTGGTGGTGGGCACCGTGATGGGTGCGTCGGTCGCCTTGTCGACGACCTCGATGGCACCGTCGGGGCCACGGTGCACGATGATCTGGCCGCCGAGGACGGGCAGTCCGGCGTAGGTGCGCTCGTAGCGGGTGTGGGTGGAGCCGTCCCGGTTCTTGACGACGTCCTTCACCTTGAGTTCGATGCGGTCGCCGAGGTCGAGGGCCTGAGCCGTTTCGGCTTCGCGTCTCTCGGCCTGGGCTATCAGCTCGGCGCGCTCGGAGGGGCTGACGTCGGCTATCAGCGCTCCGGGATCGAGTCGACCGTCGTCGGCGGCGGCGCTGACGGTGCCTGCCTGGAGGCCCACGGCCACCACGGCTGCCGTGGCCGCCAGGGCGACGGTGGTGCGGACGCGTCTGCTGCCGCGACGCGGGGAGGTACTACTCACGTGATGGCTCCTCAACTCATGTGGGGGGCTGAGATGGTGCAGCCGTGCAGAGGTGAGGCACGGATGGAGTGGGGCGGCCGTAGCCTCGCCCAGAGAATGGGGGAGGGCCGAAGGCACGGTAAGAGGGAAACCCCTTGCTCGACGAGGCGTCATGTCTCATACACCGCAGGCTTGTTGTTTCGAGGGCTGTGCTGGTCCTGTACCAGCACAGGACCAGCACCCAGCCCATGCGGGTGCGATTCCAGGCGCAGGGTGTACTCGCCGGGTTCTGGAGTCCGCCGGGACCGGGCGTCTCGCCCGTACCGGCGCAGAGCGCGTGCTGGGCCGTGATCACGTGCGGGGTGTGATGGAACGCGGGCGTGCCCATCGCCGAGGTGATCCTCGGTCGGTGTCACGGATGCCGTGGACGGACAGAGGAAGCCGCGAGCCGCAAGATCACTGCCGCACTGGAAGCGGAGGGGGACGGCGGTCAGGGGTGTGTCGGAGGTGTGTCGCGACCGCTGAGAACCCATGAGAACGGGCGGTACTCAGTGAGACTGAGTACCGCCCGTTGTTCTCGGCACCTGCCCTGGTCAAAGCGCTGATGTTGGCTACTGACCTGGCGGTGCCCCCGGCAGGATTCGAACCTGCGCACACGGCTCCGGAGGCCGTTGCTCTATCCCCTGAGCTACGGGGGCGCTGCCGCTGATCGCGGCGACGGGTAGAACCTTACCAGCTTGGAACGGGTGGTCATGAACGGGTTTCGGGCGAGGTCAGGTGGTGGGGTGGGTGGTGTGGAGAAGGGTGCTGAGCTGGGTGCGGGAGCGGATGCCGAGTTTGCGGTAGATGCGGGTCAGGGAGGCCTCGATCGTCTTGACGCTGAGGAACATGCGGGCGGCGACCTCCTGGTTCGTGGCGCCCTGGCCGACGAAGGCGGCGATGCGTTCCTCGCTGACGGTGAGGGTGCGCTCGTCGGACTGGGCGAGGTGGCGGCCGGCCTGGTCGATCCAGGGGCGGGCGTCGTGGCGGGTGAAGAGGGTGAGGGCTGCGGCGACGGCGGAGCGGGCGGGGGCGTAGCGGCGGCGTCGGCGTTCGACGCGGCCGCGCTGGAGGAGGCAGTGGCCCTGTTCGAGGGGCTGGGCGAGGGCCGCGAAGCGGGTGGCGGCGGCGTCCAGGAGGGCCAGGGCGGTGTCGGCGTCGCCGTGGGCGGCGTGGAGGGCGGCTTCGGCGCGGTCGAGTTGGGCGGTGACGCCGGGGCTGCGGGGACCGGCGGCCAGCGTGGCACGGGTGGTGCGGAGGAGGTCTTCGGCGTCGGCGAGCTCGCCCAGGGCGGTGAGGCCGGAGGCCAGGTCGGCGTGCCAGCGGAGGGTGGTGGGGGCGTCCGTGCCCTGGGCGCGTTCGAGGTCCTTCAGGCGGCGGAGGGCGGTGACGCCGCCCCGGGTGTCGCCGGTGCGCAGCCGGGCCTGGCCGAGGACGTGCAGGTGGCGTGCGAGGTGGACGGCGTCGTGCTCCTGTTCGGAGGCGAGGACGCCACGGGCGGCGTAGGCGGCGGCGCGGGCGATGCTGCCGCCGGCGAGTTCGGCGACGGCGGCGCTGTACCAGGCGGGGCCGGGGCTGGAGCCGGTGTGGCGGGTGAGGCGGACGGCTCGGTCCGCGAAGTCGAGGGCTTCGCGGCAGCGCCCGAGGCGCGCGGAGACCTCGGCGAGGGCGGCCAGGACGGCGACGGTCTCCTCACCGGTGCCGTGGCTGACGGGCGCGAGCATGGTGAGGAGCGCTTCGCGGGCCTCGGGCAGCCGGTCGTCGGCGGCGGCGAAGCGGGCGGCGAGGAAGCGGGGCGTCAGGTGCAGCCGTCCGTCGGCGACGGGGTGCGGGAGGCGTCGGGCGTGGTCGAGGTGGGCGCGGGCGTCGCTGCGGCCGGTGCGGTGGGCGACGTCCGCCTTGACGGTCAGGGCCAGGGCCTCGGCTGCGGGGTCGGCGGCGGCGCGGGCGTGCCGGACGGCGCGGTCGGCCTCGGACTCGGCCCGCAGGGGGCGGCCGTCGAGGAGGGCGGCCCAGGCGAGCCGGAGCCGGATCCGGGCGAGGAGGGCGGGGTCGTCGGCGGCGTCGACGAGGGCGGCGGCGAAGGTCTCGTCCCGGCCGGTGAGGTCCTGTCCGGCGAGGTCGACGAGCGCGAGGCGGACGTGGACGCGGGCGGCGGATGGGGCGGCGGCGTGGAGAACGGCGTCGGCGGCGCGGTGGACGACGTGGGGGTGGTGGGCCGCCGCGCCGGTGCGGGCGGCGGCGAGGAGGCGGGCGAGACGGTCGGCGGGGTGGGCGGCGGGGGTGCGCTCGGCGGCCAGGAGGTGGAGTTCGGCGGCGAGGCGGCCGGAGCCCTGGCCCCGGGCGCCTTCGGCGGCGTCGGTGAGGGAGCGGGCGAGGTCGGCGTCGGGGTCGGTGGTGGCGAGCGCGTGGTGCCGGGCGCGGGCGGCGGTGTCGGTGACGACGGCGGCCAGGCTGATGTGGAGGGCGACGCGGTGGGCGGCGCCGGCGCGGGCGGCGATGACGTCGGCGGCGGCGGGCGGGGTGAAGCGGATGACCGGGGCGCCGGTGTCGTCGGTGACGACGAGCCCGGCCGTGGTGGCGCGGGCGATGTGGTCGTGGGCCGCGGGGCGTCCGCTGCGCTGGAGGAGTTCGACGGTGGGCCGGTCGGTGAGGGCGGCGGCGAGGAGGGTGTCCTGGGCCCCGGCGGGGAGCGACGCGAGGCCCGTGCCGATCAGGGTGTGCACCTCGGGCGGCAGGGGGAGGGGGTCACCGCCCCGGGGGACGCGCTCGGCGTAGGCGCGGGCCAGGGCGAGGAGGAGGCGGGGGTTGCCGCCGGAGTCGGCGTGCAACTGGTTGACCAGGCGCAGGGGGAGGCGGAAGGGGTCGAGCAGGTGGGCGGTGTCCTCGGGGCACAGGGGCGGGACGGGTGTCTCGGCGGTGTCCGGGAGCGGTGGCCAGGGGCCCGCTCCGAGGTCGTGGGAGGGGCCGCGGACGGCGAGGAGGGCGCGGGCCGAGTCGTCGCGGTCGAGGGTGTGGCGGAGGCGGTCGAGGGCGGCGGCGTCGAGGCGGTGGGCGTCGTCGACGAGGACGAGGGTGGGGCGCCGGTGTCGGACGGTGGGCCGGTGCTCGGGCGCGGCGGCGGCGCGGTGGTGGACGACGTGCTCGCCGCGTGCGCGGGCGGTGGCGGCGAGGGTGGTGAGCAGGGCGGTCTTGCCGATGCCGGCGGGTCCGGTGAGCAGGACGCCGGTGCCGGCGGCGAGGTGCGTTTCGGCGGTGCGGAGCAGCGTGGAGCGCCCCGGCGGCGTGGGAGCGGGCGGGGCGAGGTCATCGGCCGGCGGTGCGGCGTGGTCGTCGATGGTGTCCCCCGGGCGCGGTCGGACGGTCGCGCCGACCCTAGCGAGGGGCGTTCAACGCTCTCAATGGCTTGCGCATGACAATTCTTGACGACGGCGGACGGCGGCTGCCCGGCCGCGCGGGGGAAGGCGGCCGGGCAGCGGGAGGGGCTACGCACCCGGCCCGTCAGGGGGTGTCGTAGCCGAGGGTGTAGGAGCCGGAGCCGGAGTAGGCGTACACCTGGTAGCGGTAGTAGCCCGACGTTCCGGAGTAGGACAGCGACTCATCGGGACCGGAACTGGTGCTGCGGTCCACCGTCGACCAGGACGAGCCCGACCACTTCTGCAGGTACAGGTCGAAGTCCGCACCGTCCGGGCCGTCCAGGCAGGCCCGGTGCGTCCCCGAACCCGAGCTGTAGTAGTAGCTCCCGTCCGGCTGGTAGTCCGCGTCACCCCGACCCGTCAGACTCCCCGTCCGCGTGGACGCGTAGCCCTCGCAGGCGGAGGTCCCGTTGACCGTCAGGCTGTAGGTGGCGGTCTTCGCGGTGTCCGTCCCGGTGCCCCTGACCGTCACGGTGTAGGTGCCGGACGCCGCCCCGGCGGACGCCGTCAGCGTCAGCTGGGCCGACTCCCCCGACGTCACGGACGACGGGCTGAAGGAGGAGGTCACGCCCTGCGGCAGGCCGGAGGCGGAGAGGGACACCGACTGGGCGGAGCCCCGCGTGGTCTCGGTCGCCACGGTCGCCGTGACGGCCGCGCCCGCGTCCACGGAGCCCGAGGACGGGGAGAGCGCGAGGGAGAAGTCGTTGGCGGACTGCTCGCCCCCGACGGTCCACACGGCGTGGGCGATGGCGTCGGCGTTGCGGTTCAGGGCGCCGTCGTCGATGTTGCCGATGCCGTCGCAGGAGGCGTGGTAGCACGGGTCGTAAGCCTGGCCCGCGGTGCCGCCCCACATCTGCGCCTCGGCGGACGTCTTGCGGCCCTCGGCGCCGGTGAAGGTGCCGCCGGCGGCGATGCCGACCTCGATGAACGGGCCGTAGTCGCTGCGTCCGTTGAAGTCGGTGCCGCGCGTGGGCCAGTTGATGGAGTCGAAGTAGTCCTCCAGGACGGTCTCCAGGTAGGCGGAGCCGTCCGGGCCCGGTCCGGCGCCGACGCCGTCGGAGTTGTCGCCGTCGTAGATGAAGTAGCCGGGGTTGGGCGAGCCGATCATGTCGAAGTTGTAGTAGCCGCTGATCCTCGCCCGCTCGGCGGAGGTGAGGCTGTCGACGTAGCGGCTGGAGCCGATCAGGCCGAGCTCCTCGGCGCCCCACCAGGCGAAGCGCAGGTGCTTCTGCGGCTGGTGGTCGTTGCGGGCGACCTCCAGGGCGACTTCGAGGATGGCGGCCGAGCCCGAGCCGTTGTCGTTGATGCCGGCGCCGGAGCTGACCCCGTCGAGGTGCCCGCCGACCATGAGGACGTCGTCGGGGTCGCCGCCGGGCCAGTCGGCGATGAGGTTGTAGCCGGTGGCGCCGTAGTAGCTGAAGGACTGCACCCGCGTCTGGAAGCCGACGGCGTCGAGCTGGGCCTGTACGTAGTCGACGGACGCCTTGTAGCCGGGGCGGCCGTGGGCGCGGTTGCCGCCGTTGGCGTCGGCTATCCGCTGGAACTCGTTCAGGTGTTCCTTGACGCCTGCGAGCGAGATGTCGGGCGCGGTCGCCGTGACGGCAGTCGTGGGGGACTGCTGCGGCTGTGCGCCGGCGCTTCCGGTGAACGCGAGGCCGGATATGGCGAGGGCCAGGGCCGCGACCGGGGCCGTCAAGCGTCTCAGCATCTCTTCCTCCCTTCGTGTCCCGTCCGGACCCGCAACCGGGCTCGGACGCGGGCCGGGGTGGCCCTGGGGTGAGGGTAGGAACGGCGGGCTACGCCGGAATCAGGGAGAACCCTTGTCGTGTGCGTCGGAGTTGGGACGGAGTCGGGGCGGACTGCGAAAAGTCGGCGTCCCGGGTCTTGACGCGCTTGCTGACGGGCAGTCTCATAAAAGGATCGCCGATGTGACCGCCGGTAACGCATCACCGTGCCCAGATCCCGCAGCGAGGTGCATCCATGTCCACAGCCTCCGACCTCGGTACCGACCGCACACTGCTGCGCGACGCACTCGGCCGCCTCAAGGACCGCGAGGAGGTCGCGGAACGGCTCCTGGAGGCGTCCCGCAAGCACTCGTTCGACCCGGACCGGGAGCTGGACTGGGACGCGCCCTTCGAGGAGGGCAAGTGGTTCTGGCCGCCGGAGCTGGTCTCCCTCTACGACACCCCGCTGTGGCGGCGGATGCCGGAGGAGCAGCGCATGGACCTGGCCCGGCTGGAGGCCGCGTCGCTGGCGTCGCTGGGCATCTGGTTCGAGATCATCCTCATGCAGCTCCTCGTGCGGCACATCTACGACAAGCCGCTCACCAGCAGCCACGTGCGGTACGCGCTGACGGAGATCGCCGACGAGTGCCGGCACTCGATGATGTTCGGCCGCCTCATCACCCGGGGCGGGTCGGAGCCGTACCCGGTGAGCCGTACGAACCACAACATGGCGCGGGTGCTCAAGACGGTCTCCACGACGCCCGGTTCGTTCGCCTGCACGCTGCTGGGCGAGGAGATCCTGGACTGGATGCAGCGGCTGACCTTCCCGGACGAGCGGGTGCAGCCGCTGGTGCGCGGGGTGACGCGCATCCACGTCGTCGAGGAGGCGCGGCACGTGCGGTACGCGCGGGAGGAGCTGCGCCGCCAGATGGTGACGGCGCCGCGCTGGCAGCAGACGCTCACCCGGCTCAGCTCCGGCGAGGCGGCCCGCGTCTTCTCGGTCGCGTTCGTCAACCCGCAGGTCTACACGGACGCCGGGCTGGACCGGCGGGAGGCGGTGGCGCAGGTGCGGGCGAGCGCGCACCGCCGGGAGGTCATGCAGGCGGGTGCCAAGCGGCTGACGGACTTCCTGGACGAGATCGGGGTGCTGCGCGGCGCGGGCCGTCGGCTGTGGGTGAGCTCGGGCCTGCTGGCCGCGTGACGCCCCCCGGGCTCCCGGCGGACCCCTCCCGCCCTCGCCGGGGTCGCCGGGGCGCCCCCCGGATACCCTGCTGAGCATGACTGCCCCCGCATACCGCCGACTGAGCGTGGACCAGCGGCGGGCCCAGCTCATCTCCACGGCGCTCGGCCTCTTCGCGCAGCGCCCGCCCGAGGAGATCACCCTGGACGACGTGGCCGCGGCGGCGGGGGTGTCCCGGCCCCTGGTCTACCGCTACTTCCCCGGCGGGAAGCAGCAGCTGTACGAGGCGGCGCTGCGCAACGCGGCGGACGCGCTGGAGAGCTGCTTCGACGAGCCGCACACCGGCCCGCTCACCGAACGCCTGCTGCGGGTGCTGGACCGGTACCTGGCCTTCGTCGAGCAGCACGACGCCGGGTTCACCGCGCTCCTGGCGGGCGGCAGCGTCGCGGAGACGACGCGCACGAGCGCGATCGTGGACGAGGTCCGCCGGACGGCCGCCGACGTCATCCTCGGCCATCTGGAGATCGCGGAGCCGCGCACGCCGCTGCGGATGGCGGTGCGCACGTGGATCTCGGCCGTGGAGGCGGCGTCCCTGATCTGGCTGGACGAGGGGAAGGAACCGCCGCGCGAGGAGCTGCGGGACCTGCTGGTGGACCAGTTCGTCGGGCAGCTGATGGTCGCCGCGAGCCGGGACGAGCAGGTGGCGGGCGTGGTCGAGATGGCCGTGGCGCGGGAGCGGCCGGAGGGCCCGGTGGGTGAGCTGTTCCGCCGGCTGGTACCCGTGATGGGCGTCGGCGCGGCACTCCTGTGAGACTGGCCGCGTGAGAAGCGAGAGGACGACGTTCGTGGGCGGGCCGCTGGACGGCCGGGTGCTGGACGTCCTGCTGGGCCCGACCGGACGGCCGCCGAAGTGGTACGAGGTCCCGGTGCCGGACGCGGCGGGCGGTGCCCCGACCGTCCACGCCTACCGGCTGGAGGCGGCAGGCTCGGGTCGGCTGGGCCTGCCGCGCGGCTGGCGGTACGTGTACGAGCCGGAGGGACGGCCCCCGCGCGCCTGGCCCTTCCGCCGACGGGCCTGAGGACGGCGTCCGCACGGAGCGCGGGCCCCGTGGGGGTGATTCCGGGTGGGCCGGTTGCCCTACTCGACGGCGACAATATGACGATCTGACCTCCGTATCGCCTTGGCTGGACGCGGAGGTGATGTCGTGTCAGCCGAACCCCGACGGCGTTCCCAGTGGCGCTCCCGGCGGCGTCCACGGGACCGGGTCGCCGGGCTGTGCGCCACGACGGCCGCGGTCCTGGCCCTCACCGCACCGCTCGGCCCGCTGACGTCCCCCGCGACCGCCGGACCCGCCCCGCTGGACGCACCCGGGGACCGGCCCGACCGGCCGCGCGACGACCCGGGCGGCGCACGGGAGGACGGGCCGGAACGCGGGCCGGAGGGCGGGCGCGATACCGCACCGCCGGACCCGGTGTGGCAGGGGCCGCTGACCGGACCGCCCCGGCACCCGGACGAACCGCCGCGCCGCACCCCCCGCGCCCCCGACGGCCCCGGCACCCTCGGCACTCCCGCCCCCACGGCTCAGGACGGCAGGCCGCCCGCCGACGCGGCCCCCGGACGCGCCCCCGCCGCCCCGGAACCGCAGCGCGCCCCCGCCGCCCCGCCGCGCTCCGTCGGGGAGCTGCTCAGCGAGCTGCGCACCCTCTACCGGGACGCCTCGTCGGCGACCGACGACTACAACGCCGCCGAGGAGGCCCTGCGCGAACACCGCGCGACCGTGGACCGGCTGAACCGGCGGCTCGGGGACGTCCGCGCGGAGCTGGCCGCCGAACGCCGGGCGGCCGGTCGCATGGCCCGCGAGCAGTACCAGGGCGGCTCCCCCGGTCTCGCCCCGTACCTGCGGCTGCTGCTGGTCGACGACGATCCGCAGGAGGTCTTCCACCGGGGTCACCTGGTGGGCGAGGCCGCCAAGAGCCAGGCCGGCGTGGTGCGTCGGGTGGTGGCGGCCGAGCAGCGGCTGGAGCGCGCCGCCGAGCGGGCCCGCGAGGCTCTGGCACGGCGCCGGGAGCTCGCCGAGGAGGAGGCCGAGCACCGCGACGCCGTCCGCGACCGGCTCGACGAGATCGCCGGACTGCTCGCCTCGGTGAGCGACGCCCAGCTCGCCGCCGTCCGGGAGCTGGAGCGCTCGCAGACGGCGACGGCGCAGCGGGCCCTGCTGGACGACGGGAAGGTCGGCGGCACCCCCGCCACGCCCACCACCCCCACGGCGGCCGGGGCCGAGGCCGTGCGCTCCGCCCTGGCGCAGGTGGGCAAGCCCTACCGGTGGGGGGCCGAGGGCCCGGAGTCGTTCGACTGCTCGGGCCTGACGTCGTGGGCCTGGGCCCGCGCGGACCGCGTCGTCCCGCGCACCAGCCAGGAGCAGTGGCGACGGCTGCCCCGCGTCGACCTGGCCGACCTGCGGCCGGGCGACCTGGTGGTCTACTTCCCCGAGGCCACGCACGTCGCCCTCTACCTCGGTGACGGGCAGGTGGTGCAGGCGCCGAGGCCGGGGGCGACGGTGAAGGTCTCCCCGCTGGCCGCCAACCCGCTGCTCGGCGCCGTCCGCCCGGACGCGGACGGGCGGCCGCTGGCCGACTACACCCCGCCGCCGCTCCCGCCGGGCGCGCGCGAGGGCGCCGACACGGGGTACGGCTCGACGCAGGCCCCCGCGCCGGACCCGGGCGTCCCGCCCGGCACCCCGGCGCCGACGCCCCGTCCGACGCCGTGACGCCGGGCGTCAGCCGGTGACGGAGGCCAGGTACGCCTCGGTCTTCGCGGGGTCGTAGAACCACTCCTCGAAATCGGCCGGGTTGTTGAAGCCGTTGGCGAACCGGTCGGCGACGGGCTGGAGTTCGCCCGCCGCACCCAGCATGTTCACCACGTGCTCGGGGGGCGGGGCGAGCATGGCGTTCGTCCACTTGGTGACGTGCCGCGCGGTCTCCCAGTAGCGGTCGAACGTGGCCTGCATCCACGCCTCGTCGAAGGGCCGGTCGCCGTTCTCGAGGATGGCGGCCAGGTAGGCGGCGGCGCACTTGGACGCCGAGTTGGAGCCCTGGCCCGTGATCGGGTCGTTGGCGACGACGACGTCGGCCACGCCCAGCACCGCACCGCCGCCGGGCAGCCGGCCGACGGGCTTGCGCACGGTCGGGGCGTAGCGTCCGGCGAGCGTGCCGCCCGCGTCCGTCAGCTCGACCTTCGTCGCGCGCGCGTACTCCCAGGGCAGGAACTTCTCCATCAGTTCCAGCGTCGTCGCCAGGTGTTCCGCCGGGTCCTTGATGTCCTGGAAGACGTCGAGCGGGCCGCCGGGGACACCTTCCCAGAAGAGGGTGTCGCAGCGCCCGGACGTCGTCAGGCAGGGTATGACGAACAACTCGCCGACACCGGGGACGAGGTTGCAGCGCACGCCCTCGGTGTCGGGGTGCTCGGGACGGGGGCCGAGCCCGTGCACGTAGGCGACGGCCAGGGCGCGCTGCGGGGCGTCGTAGGGGGAGCGTTCGGCGTCCCGGGCGAACATGGAGACCAGTTCGCCCTTGCCCGCCGCGACGAGTACCAGGTCGTAGGTCCGGGCGAAGAAGTCCAGGTCGGAGACGGCCGCGCCGTGGATGACGAGTTGGCCGCCGCGCTGGGCGAACGTCTCCAGCCAGCCGGCCATCTTCAGCCGCTGGTCGACCGACTGGGCGTAGTGGTCCAGGTGGCCGAGCCAGTCGATGGCCTGGGAGCCGTCGGGGGCGGCGACGGAGACGCCGAGCCCCTGGACGCGGGGCGCCTGGCTCTCCCAGAAGTTGATCTGCGTGTCGCGCTCGTGCTGGAGGGCCTGGTCGAACATGCACTGGGTGGACATGACCCGGCCGCCCCGGATCTCGTCCGCCGTCCGGTTCGACATGACGGTGACGTCGTACCCTTGCGCCTGCAGGCCCAGCGCGAGCTGGAGACCGGCCTGCCCGGCACCCACGATGAGTATTCTGCGCATGTCGAACCTCTCCTTGTAACGGTGACGCGGCCTCGCGCCCCGGACGGGGCCGGTGGTGCCGGTGGACGTGTGGGGGGCTGCGGAGCGGGCCCTCAGACGGGGGTGAGCGCGACCGCGTGGCCGACGAGGGCCATCAGGGCGTCGA contains the following coding sequences:
- a CDS encoding styrene monooxygenase/indole monooxygenase family protein, which produces MRRILIVGAGQAGLQLALGLQAQGYDVTVMSNRTADEIRGGRVMSTQCMFDQALQHERDTQINFWESQAPRVQGLGVSVAAPDGSQAIDWLGHLDHYAQSVDQRLKMAGWLETFAQRGGQLVIHGAAVSDLDFFARTYDLVLVAAGKGELVSMFARDAERSPYDAPQRALAVAYVHGLGPRPEHPDTEGVRCNLVPGVGELFVIPCLTTSGRCDTLFWEGVPGGPLDVFQDIKDPAEHLATTLELMEKFLPWEYARATKVELTDAGGTLAGRYAPTVRKPVGRLPGGGAVLGVADVVVANDPITGQGSNSASKCAAAYLAAILENGDRPFDEAWMQATFDRYWETARHVTKWTNAMLAPPPEHVVNMLGAAGELQPVADRFANGFNNPADFEEWFYDPAKTEAYLASVTG
- a CDS encoding C40 family peptidase — protein: MSAEPRRRSQWRSRRRPRDRVAGLCATTAAVLALTAPLGPLTSPATAGPAPLDAPGDRPDRPRDDPGGAREDGPERGPEGGRDTAPPDPVWQGPLTGPPRHPDEPPRRTPRAPDGPGTLGTPAPTAQDGRPPADAAPGRAPAAPEPQRAPAAPPRSVGELLSELRTLYRDASSATDDYNAAEEALREHRATVDRLNRRLGDVRAELAAERRAAGRMAREQYQGGSPGLAPYLRLLLVDDDPQEVFHRGHLVGEAAKSQAGVVRRVVAAEQRLERAAERAREALARRRELAEEEAEHRDAVRDRLDEIAGLLASVSDAQLAAVRELERSQTATAQRALLDDGKVGGTPATPTTPTAAGAEAVRSALAQVGKPYRWGAEGPESFDCSGLTSWAWARADRVVPRTSQEQWRRLPRVDLADLRPGDLVVYFPEATHVALYLGDGQVVQAPRPGATVKVSPLAANPLLGAVRPDADGRPLADYTPPPLPPGAREGADTGYGSTQAPAPDPGVPPGTPAPTPRPTP